One Camelina sativa cultivar DH55 unplaced genomic scaffold, Cs unpScaffold02023, whole genome shotgun sequence DNA window includes the following coding sequences:
- the LOC104774210 gene encoding 3-ketoacyl-CoA synthase 2-like, whose translation MGCSAGLFSIDLAKQLLQVQPNSYALVVSTENITLNWYLGNDRSMLLSNCIFRLGGAAVLLSNRSSDRRRSKYQLIHSVRTHKGADDNAFNCVYQREDNNDNKQIGVSLSKNLMAIAGEALKTNITTLGPLVLPMSEQLLFFATLVARKVFNVKKIKPYIPDFKLAFEHFCIHAGGRAVLDEIEKNLDLSEWHMEPSRMTLNRFGNTSSSSLWYELAYSEAKGRIKRGDRTWQIAFGSGFKCNSAVWRALRTINPAKEKTNPWIDEIHEFPVPVPRISPVSAVTSSSESR comes from the coding sequence GTCCAGCCGAACTCATATGCACTAGTAGTAAGCACAGAGAACATAACCCTAAACTGGTACTTAGGCAACGACCGGTCAATGCTTCTCTCAAACTGCATCTTCCGATTGGGCGGCGCCGCAGTTCTCCTTTCTAACCGGTCCTCGGACCGCCGCCGCTCCAAATATCAACTCATCCACTCTGTCCGTACACACAAAGGAGCTGATGACAACGCCTTCAACTGTGTTTACCAACGTGAAgacaacaacgacaacaaacAAATCGGTGTCTCACTTTCCAAAAACCTAATGGCCATCGCCGGAGAAGCTCTCAAAACGAACATAACCACTCTCGGACCACTAGTCCTACCAATGTCCGAGCAACTTCTCTTTTTTGCAACACTGGTCGCGAGAAAAGTCTTCAATGTCAAGAAAATCAAACCTTACATTCCTGATTTTAAGCTAGCATTCGAGCACTTCTGCATCCACGCGGGAGGCAGAGCGGTGCTCgatgagattgagaagaatttaGATCTTTCTGAGTGGCATATGGAGCCTTCGAGGATGACTTTGAACCGGTTTGGGAATACTTCGAGTAGCTCGCTTTGGTACGAGCTTGCGTATAGTGAAGCTAAAGGGAGGATCAAGAGAGGAGATAGGACTTGGCAGATTGCTTTTGGATCGGGTTTTAAGTGTAATAGTGCGGTCTGGAGAGCTTTGAGAACTATAAATCCAGCCAAGGAGAAGACTAATCCATGGATTGATGAAATTCATGAGTTTCCCGTGCCAGTTCCAAGAATATCTCCTGTCAGTGCAGTCACATCTTCGTCGGAATCTCGATAG